In Petrotoga sibirica DSM 13575, the following proteins share a genomic window:
- the rpmE gene encoding 50S ribosomal protein L31: MKQGIHPEMRLITVKCACGAEHTMYSTVDNFRLDVCSECHPFYRGELGSQILDTEGRVQKFKNKYKDFLEH; the protein is encoded by the coding sequence GTGAAACAAGGTATTCATCCAGAAATGAGGCTTATAACCGTAAAATGTGCTTGTGGCGCCGAACATACAATGTATTCTACAGTTGACAATTTCAGATTAGATGTCTGCTCTGAGTGTCATCCTTTCTACAGAGGAGAATTAGGTTCACAAATATTGGATACTGAAGGTAGAGTACAGAAATTTAAGAACAAATACAAAGATTTCCTTGAACACTAA
- a CDS encoding PolC-type DNA polymerase III, with amino-acid sequence MYFFESLLDIKGREEEFFNKEISIKGKIFYVDEAKDFYYLFVTDYSYSFLCKSESRKTPRTGSRKGEWFRFEGVLEYDSEMGSYCLNVVTIKAAVPSAWHDLSVEKRVELHAHSKMSSKLSILGMEELVDAVSSFGQKAVAITDNENVQIIPYFYEYAKRKGIKAIFGCELNVHDERRGIVKHVNVLVRNKEGLKNLYKIVSISHMNVVNKSAIISLSDLKNLRKGLLLGSSLDGFLLYSYLNKYSTNDLKEWITFFDYIELFPVDCYNDLCLEKGKIIDYSRTVYEIAKDVRKPVVMSGDVHYLREEDREYLNAMIVGTSTKSKPRKTVRSVNYFRSTSQMCDAAFEIFKKRGIAKEIVVKNPNKIAGEIEEFAPFDFKLKAPYIPSADQNLRDIVYSNAKKRYGEKLHRIIIDRIEKELKSIVDNGYAVIFLISADMVKESLEMGYPIGSRGSVGSSLVAFLLGITEVNPLPPHYFCESCGFIEFVENLNLSGFDLKEKSCPNCGAILNSDGHNIRFEVFMGYSGEKIPDIDVNFSAEIFTDIQRFLEEKFGRNYCYKAGTISTISRYNAMKMALNYFKDEDMNFAHLFWISQKIKGTKLNTGQHPSAMIIIPQEYDVHDFTPYQYSANSPEIGIVTTHYDFKALENDLLKIDVLSHDGPTFLKMLKDLTGYDYNDISMHDERVLSLFSSTKELGVDLSEIGTEIGTLGVPEVWTPFSHKMLTETRPKTFYDLCRTNSLAHGTDIWFNNAREIVLKNVADIDQIVSCRDDILITLEYFGVEPKTAFMIMEKVRKGKELTEKELKAIDDSKAPEWYLDSLKKIHYLFPKAHAVAYMIMAYKIAFYKLYYPLEFYMVYFTIRARFFDIDIIMDEELTVQAIKKLSKNEYQHNYEESNFYSTLKTAYEMRKRGFGFLRPDLYKSEAKVFKIEGEYLRIPLTKVRNIGSKNAQRILKERGETHTKVFL; translated from the coding sequence ATGTATTTTTTTGAGAGTCTTTTGGATATTAAAGGGCGGGAGGAAGAGTTTTTTAATAAGGAGATAAGCATAAAAGGTAAAATTTTTTATGTTGATGAGGCAAAGGATTTTTATTATTTGTTTGTTACTGATTATAGTTATTCTTTTTTGTGTAAATCCGAAAGCAGGAAAACGCCCCGAACGGGGTCAAGGAAAGGTGAATGGTTTAGATTTGAAGGGGTATTAGAGTACGATAGCGAAATGGGGAGTTATTGTTTGAATGTGGTTACAATAAAAGCTGCTGTTCCATCGGCTTGGCATGATCTTTCGGTAGAAAAGAGGGTTGAACTTCATGCGCATTCAAAGATGAGCTCAAAGTTGTCTATATTGGGTATGGAGGAGTTGGTGGATGCTGTTTCTTCTTTTGGACAAAAGGCGGTTGCCATTACTGATAACGAAAATGTGCAGATAATTCCTTATTTCTATGAGTATGCTAAAAGAAAGGGTATAAAAGCTATTTTTGGTTGTGAGTTGAATGTACACGATGAGAGAAGAGGGATCGTAAAACATGTGAATGTGCTGGTTAGGAATAAAGAGGGGTTGAAGAATCTTTATAAGATAGTATCCATTTCACATATGAACGTTGTGAATAAAAGTGCGATAATTTCACTTTCTGATTTGAAGAATTTGAGAAAAGGGCTACTTTTAGGCTCTTCACTGGATGGATTTTTGCTTTACTCCTATTTGAACAAGTATTCTACTAACGATTTGAAGGAATGGATAACTTTTTTTGATTATATAGAGCTTTTCCCTGTGGATTGTTATAACGATTTGTGTTTGGAGAAGGGTAAGATTATCGATTATTCTAGAACTGTCTATGAGATTGCAAAAGATGTCAGAAAGCCTGTTGTTATGTCCGGGGATGTTCATTATTTAAGGGAAGAGGATCGGGAGTATTTAAACGCTATGATCGTTGGTACATCCACAAAGAGTAAACCAAGAAAGACTGTGCGAAGTGTTAATTACTTTAGAAGCACTTCCCAGATGTGCGATGCCGCATTTGAGATCTTTAAAAAGCGTGGCATCGCAAAAGAAATTGTGGTGAAAAATCCGAATAAAATCGCTGGTGAGATAGAGGAGTTTGCACCTTTTGATTTTAAATTGAAGGCGCCTTATATCCCCTCTGCCGACCAAAATTTGAGAGATATCGTTTATAGCAACGCAAAAAAGAGGTATGGGGAAAAGTTACACCGTATAATTATAGATAGGATAGAAAAGGAATTGAAAAGTATAGTAGATAACGGGTATGCGGTGATATTTTTGATCTCAGCCGATATGGTCAAGGAGTCTTTAGAGATGGGTTACCCAATCGGTTCGAGGGGTTCTGTTGGTTCTTCGCTTGTGGCTTTTCTTTTGGGGATAACGGAGGTTAATCCGTTGCCGCCACATTATTTTTGTGAGAGTTGTGGGTTTATAGAGTTCGTGGAGAATTTGAATTTGAGTGGTTTTGATTTAAAAGAGAAGTCATGCCCAAATTGCGGTGCAATTTTAAACTCCGATGGGCATAATATAAGGTTTGAGGTTTTTATGGGGTATTCTGGCGAGAAGATCCCAGATATAGACGTGAATTTTTCGGCTGAGATCTTCACCGATATACAGAGGTTCTTGGAAGAGAAATTTGGTAGGAATTATTGTTACAAGGCAGGTACGATTAGTACCATCTCAAGGTACAACGCTATGAAGATGGCTCTTAATTACTTCAAGGATGAAGATATGAATTTTGCGCATCTTTTTTGGATTTCTCAGAAAATAAAAGGAACAAAGTTGAATACAGGTCAACATCCTTCGGCTATGATAATAATCCCTCAAGAGTACGATGTCCATGATTTCACTCCTTACCAATATTCTGCAAATTCTCCCGAGATTGGTATCGTTACGACACATTACGATTTTAAGGCATTAGAAAATGATTTGTTGAAAATAGATGTGTTGTCTCACGATGGTCCAACATTTTTAAAGATGCTTAAAGATTTAACCGGTTACGATTACAACGATATTTCAATGCACGATGAGCGGGTTCTTTCACTTTTCTCTTCTACAAAGGAGTTGGGAGTGGATCTTTCAGAGATAGGTACGGAGATTGGAACGTTGGGTGTACCAGAAGTTTGGACACCTTTTTCCCATAAGATGCTCACCGAGACGAGGCCCAAAACTTTTTATGATCTGTGTAGAACGAATTCACTTGCACACGGAACGGATATTTGGTTCAACAACGCACGTGAGATAGTTTTAAAGAATGTTGCAGATATCGATCAGATCGTTAGCTGCCGTGACGATATTTTGATAACGCTTGAATATTTCGGAGTGGAACCAAAAACAGCCTTTATGATTATGGAGAAAGTGAGAAAAGGGAAAGAGCTTACAGAGAAAGAGTTGAAGGCGATAGATGATTCAAAAGCCCCCGAATGGTATCTTGATTCTCTGAAGAAGATTCATTATCTATTCCCAAAGGCACATGCGGTTGCCTACATGATAATGGCGTACAAAATAGCGTTTTACAAGCTTTATTATCCTCTTGAGTTTTACATGGTTTATTTCACTATCAGAGCGAGGTTTTTTGATATTGATATTATAATGGATGAAGAATTGACGGTTCAGGCGATTAAAAAACTTTCAAAAAACGAATACCAACATAATTACGAAGAGTCCAACTTTTATTCCACACTTAAGACCGCCTACGAGATGAGAAAAAGAGGTTTTGGCTTTTTAAGACCGGATCTTTACAAGAGCGAAGCAAAGGTTTTTAAAATTGAAGGGGAATATTTAAGGATTCCTCTGACCAAAGTGAGAAATATTGGTAGTAAGAATGCCCAGAGGATCCTAAAAGAAAGGGGAGAAACCCACACAAAAGTTTTTCTTTAG
- a CDS encoding glycosyltransferase, producing the protein MYEEIFELINKGEITKAQEQIEKISDDDPKKYNLKGLIHFNKKELEKAKEEFEKGLTINPVDPDLLFNYGYLLKEMNQEMEAWRYLMRIHDKDWATYDLLGDIEFKNRSKLASLRFYLKAAELTDNPQMKKKFLEIRNKIKKDTKIAFLCLPGLDNFLKDIVETFSLGYDVKLVVSTDGNEITEAIKWADIVWLEWANDLAIFATNKVPEIANKKVICRLHSYEVFTQFPEKINWENIDQLIFVSEPIKKIFHQLHSFLDLQSCKEEIVYNGVDLDKFKYTIHKPGYNLAVLAHINYKKNPAAWIQIINKLKEIDNKYKLHIAGDFQDTRYRVYFDYIKKEMKMEDNFLLHGWIKEVEKFLEDKNYIISTSIHESFGYNIAEAMARGIKPIIHNFDGAKTLWPNELIYNTIDEAVEKITEESYYSESYRRFIEDNYTLEEQINALETALNTLEKVNKKINKKVAEDLKDSFLDYMIPKFIEFTPYTDKYIDSFDFEGSKIRIGKVEKITDKISLIEFIVKNKKGQQLALQNIWYNHSTKQITFPDYISLSKNKKIVQNIVHQILDSRLNYNGNMFRFPGSKKYWEERYKTGGNSGQGSYGKLAEFKAEVINSFVKEKRINSIVEFGCGDGNQVSLFDFPKYIGLDVSETAVNLCRERFIKDKTKSFFLYKPEEVESNKSLFKAELSLSLDVIYHLVEDLQFDLYMKNLFQSAEKFVIIYSSNTGKNPEGTSPHIKYRRFTDWIEKNAPEWELFRKIKNKYPKESFSDFFIFSRRQEGLDIH; encoded by the coding sequence ATGTACGAAGAAATCTTTGAATTGATAAACAAAGGAGAAATAACCAAAGCTCAAGAACAAATAGAAAAAATATCCGATGATGACCCAAAAAAATACAACTTAAAAGGGCTAATACACTTCAACAAAAAAGAACTCGAAAAAGCCAAAGAAGAATTTGAAAAAGGATTAACAATAAACCCCGTTGACCCAGACCTATTATTCAATTATGGGTATCTACTAAAAGAAATGAACCAAGAGATGGAAGCATGGAGATACCTCATGAGGATACACGACAAAGACTGGGCAACTTATGACCTCTTAGGAGACATAGAATTCAAAAACAGAAGCAAACTAGCATCTTTAAGATTTTATCTAAAAGCAGCAGAACTAACAGATAACCCACAAATGAAAAAGAAGTTCTTAGAAATAAGAAACAAGATAAAAAAAGACACAAAGATAGCCTTCCTATGCTTACCTGGCTTAGACAACTTCCTAAAAGACATAGTAGAAACCTTCTCACTCGGATACGATGTCAAACTCGTAGTATCAACAGACGGCAACGAAATAACAGAAGCGATAAAATGGGCAGACATAGTCTGGCTCGAATGGGCAAATGACTTAGCAATATTTGCAACAAACAAAGTCCCTGAAATAGCAAATAAAAAAGTTATTTGTAGGTTGCATAGTTACGAAGTTTTCACTCAATTTCCTGAAAAAATAAATTGGGAAAATATTGATCAATTGATATTTGTATCAGAACCAATAAAAAAGATTTTTCACCAATTACATTCTTTTCTTGATCTTCAATCATGCAAAGAAGAAATTGTTTACAACGGTGTTGACTTAGACAAATTCAAATACACTATACACAAACCAGGATACAATTTAGCGGTCTTAGCTCACATAAACTACAAAAAAAATCCCGCAGCGTGGATTCAAATAATAAATAAATTAAAAGAAATAGATAACAAATACAAATTACACATTGCAGGAGATTTTCAAGACACTAGGTACAGAGTATACTTTGACTACATAAAAAAAGAAATGAAAATGGAAGACAATTTCCTTTTACATGGATGGATAAAGGAAGTAGAAAAATTTTTAGAAGACAAAAACTACATAATATCAACAAGCATACACGAAAGCTTCGGTTACAACATCGCCGAAGCAATGGCAAGGGGAATAAAACCAATAATTCATAATTTTGACGGTGCCAAAACATTATGGCCTAATGAGCTTATATACAATACAATCGATGAAGCGGTGGAAAAAATAACCGAAGAAAGTTACTACTCAGAAAGTTATCGTCGGTTTATCGAAGATAATTACACGTTGGAGGAACAGATTAATGCATTAGAAACCGCACTAAATACATTAGAAAAAGTCAACAAGAAAATAAATAAAAAAGTTGCCGAAGATCTGAAGGACTCATTTTTAGATTATATGATTCCTAAATTTATAGAATTTACACCATACACAGACAAATATATTGATTCTTTCGATTTTGAAGGTTCTAAAATTAGAATTGGAAAGGTAGAAAAAATTACAGATAAGATTAGCCTTATTGAATTTATAGTAAAAAATAAAAAGGGTCAACAATTAGCATTGCAAAATATTTGGTATAATCATTCTACTAAGCAAATAACTTTCCCAGATTACATCTCACTAAGTAAAAATAAAAAGATAGTTCAAAATATTGTTCATCAGATACTTGATTCCAGGTTAAATTACAATGGTAATATGTTTAGATTTCCAGGAAGCAAAAAATATTGGGAAGAAAGATACAAAACAGGAGGTAATTCAGGACAAGGTTCTTATGGAAAATTAGCAGAATTCAAAGCAGAGGTAATAAATTCTTTTGTAAAGGAGAAAAGAATTAATTCGATTGTAGAATTTGGCTGTGGAGATGGAAATCAAGTATCTTTGTTTGATTTTCCAAAGTATATTGGTTTGGATGTTTCAGAGACTGCTGTTAATTTGTGTAGAGAACGTTTTATAAAAGATAAAACAAAAAGTTTTTTCTTATATAAACCAGAAGAAGTAGAAAGCAACAAATCCCTTTTTAAGGCTGAGCTGTCGTTATCATTGGATGTGATTTACCATCTGGTTGAGGATTTGCAGTTTGATTTATACATGAAAAACTTATTCCAATCTGCAGAAAAATTTGTTATCATCTATTCTTCAAACACAGGTAAAAATCCAGAAGGCACGTCCCCTCACATCAAATACAGAAGGTTTACTGATTGGATTGAAAAGAACGCACCAGAATGGGAATTATTTCGTAAGATTAAAAACAAATATCCTAAGGAGTCTTTCTCTGATTTTTTCATTTTCTCCAGACGCCAAGAAGGGCTAGATATTCATTGA
- a CDS encoding flagellin, translated as MRINHNISALNAWRSMDQVNQSMGKTLEKLSSGLRINRAGDDAAGLAISEKMRGQIKGLDTAVKNAQDSISLIQTAEGALTETHSILQRMRELSVQAASDTNTNVDRNQIQLELDQLRDEIDRISRTTEFNTMKLLDGKIESFRGSEDIKVVTGGNINVEAGLISGSTAVEGTYVVEVGQLSGTETTALDVKITQITAGGQTSTIVTLGAGAATIGGISFKWESSTFAISDFGGSLPKNEIVDSAVVRVEAANTAANQLVLQIGANEGHNIVLGIDDMSSKALGLTEDSLKATDQDSAERSIMVVDAAIHKVSTARASLGAVQNRLEHTISNLGVASENLTAAESRIRDADMAKEMMDFTKQQILLQASNAMLAQANTIPQNVLQLLR; from the coding sequence ATGAGGATTAATCACAACATCAGTGCATTGAATGCATGGAGATCGATGGATCAAGTAAACCAATCTATGGGTAAAACACTTGAAAAACTTTCTTCTGGTTTAAGGATCAACAGAGCAGGAGACGATGCAGCAGGATTAGCAATATCCGAAAAGATGAGAGGTCAAATAAAAGGTTTGGATACCGCTGTAAAGAATGCACAAGACTCTATATCTTTGATACAAACAGCAGAAGGGGCATTGACAGAAACACACTCTATACTTCAAAGAATGAGAGAATTATCAGTTCAAGCTGCATCAGACACTAACACAAATGTTGATAGAAATCAAATTCAGTTAGAATTAGACCAACTAAGAGACGAAATCGATAGGATTTCAAGAACCACAGAGTTTAACACAATGAAATTGCTTGATGGAAAGATTGAATCATTCAGAGGTAGTGAAGATATTAAAGTTGTTACGGGGGGGAATATAAATGTTGAAGCTGGATTGATATCCGGCAGTACAGCAGTGGAAGGTACTTACGTTGTAGAAGTTGGACAATTAAGTGGTACTGAAACCACTGCTTTGGATGTTAAAATAACTCAGATAACAGCTGGTGGACAAACTAGCACCATTGTCACTTTGGGAGCTGGAGCAGCTACTATTGGTGGAATTTCATTTAAATGGGAATCATCAACTTTTGCTATCTCAGATTTTGGAGGGTCTTTGCCCAAAAATGAAATTGTAGATAGTGCAGTAGTTAGAGTTGAAGCAGCTAATACAGCTGCTAATCAATTAGTTTTGCAAATAGGGGCGAATGAAGGTCACAACATCGTACTTGGAATAGACGATATGAGTTCCAAGGCTCTTGGACTCACGGAGGATTCACTTAAAGCAACCGACCAAGACAGTGCTGAAAGATCGATAATGGTTGTGGACGCCGCAATTCACAAGGTAAGTACAGCGAGAGCTTCACTTGGTGCCGTTCAAAACAGATTGGAACATACTATATCCAACTTGGGTGTAGCTTCTGAGAACTTAACCGCAGCAGAAAGCAGAATCAGAGACGCAGATATGGCAAAAGAGATGATGGATTTTACAAAGCAACAGATACTCTTGCAGGCATCGAATGCGATGTTGGCACAAGCGAATACAATTCCACAAAATGTGTTGCAGTTGTTGAGATAA
- a CDS encoding tetratricopeptide repeat-containing glycosyltransferase family 2 protein: protein MSADKEKLLSVAMIVKDEETNIRRALEAIKDVADEIIVVDTGSTDRTPEIVKEYTDKLYFHEWQNDFSEARNYSLKFPTCEWVLIYDADEEASESFKKNIRDFLMKQPKDVNTVYIPTISYMDINYTRTEVASTSRIFRKGTIEYKNVVHNQAKYKPKVVRGNFPILHYGYIWTRALKRKKYERTGNLIREQLKDAKHPIERLYYLVQLYKTESIGGYTHKKNQVAWETLAEIKRVGKVPAIGLEFLYMFGLDCMFAGLKDLGRDLLQKCIDATPQYPDPYFGMMALYERSKDWDELSKWGEKFFNVLDEAMKNVENFDWTIMSFKQVPLAHILMARAMLKRKDFEGFNNHISIAFSEDENINIDKKNLYVLMNDIKESVEAKDEFEKLLPGLRVMVEGVEKSGIVVYYDSVVEKIAELEVEVDEVLLDKLSCRNELSKYIIKKMKTSEDKLLDFITKSDYLNFVEKNGIPGLLLFYSVLQNTKDTVDTLKTLSSLRKIEDEKIQGVLYALLGDCYLSLKRFKEALSQYKKSLEILPELSQFIKPIIEDLSTKLDPEMDGVYEEMYTHFASGKEFIFDIMGYVGQENAEKLYLISEAPLALYVSGVSFIQKDAQKAETLLKKVENIDEFPFYYYRLAKIYEKKDIKKAFEYHIKAVEENNKLADLALGRYSYSGLYPSTQISFMKSNDEMIWVGNISEKFSTLGIIHPIRSWKKSESFMYASPYPSDEALRIYEEREKEAYKSAPLEIKKEVILKGLIDSDFKDIKLLGVDKEKYESVFEDLGVSVKDTSNNLLIVGEFEKNYDLSDTLKKAQKVLTFVYVPDLKDRENVVWFLPKFRVLRTTSQLISLFEKEGFKVSKVEAIDGNLRCIQGYKE, encoded by the coding sequence ATGAGTGCTGATAAAGAAAAATTGTTGTCCGTTGCTATGATCGTCAAGGACGAAGAGACTAATATTAGACGTGCCTTAGAGGCTATTAAAGATGTGGCTGATGAGATAATCGTTGTTGATACAGGTTCAACAGATAGAACACCGGAGATAGTTAAAGAGTATACCGATAAGTTGTACTTCCATGAATGGCAGAATGATTTTTCTGAGGCTCGAAATTATTCTTTGAAGTTTCCAACCTGTGAGTGGGTTTTGATATACGATGCGGACGAGGAGGCTTCAGAATCGTTTAAAAAAAATATAAGAGATTTTCTTATGAAGCAGCCAAAAGATGTTAATACCGTCTATATACCAACAATCAGTTATATGGATATTAACTACACAAGAACTGAAGTTGCTTCAACTTCAAGAATTTTTAGAAAAGGTACCATTGAATACAAAAACGTTGTACATAATCAAGCTAAATATAAACCAAAGGTCGTTCGAGGTAATTTTCCAATTCTTCATTACGGTTACATCTGGACAAGGGCTTTGAAGAGAAAGAAGTATGAAAGAACAGGTAATTTAATAAGAGAGCAACTAAAAGACGCAAAACACCCAATCGAGAGGTTATACTATTTAGTTCAGTTGTACAAAACAGAGTCTATCGGGGGGTATACGCATAAAAAGAACCAAGTTGCTTGGGAGACGTTGGCAGAGATAAAAAGGGTGGGAAAAGTTCCTGCCATAGGGCTTGAATTTTTGTACATGTTTGGATTGGACTGTATGTTTGCGGGTTTGAAAGACCTTGGAAGGGATTTGCTGCAAAAGTGTATAGATGCTACTCCTCAGTATCCTGACCCTTATTTTGGTATGATGGCTTTGTACGAAAGATCAAAAGATTGGGATGAGCTAAGCAAGTGGGGGGAAAAGTTTTTTAATGTCTTAGATGAAGCTATGAAAAATGTTGAGAATTTTGATTGGACTATTATGTCTTTCAAGCAAGTGCCTTTGGCGCATATTTTGATGGCACGTGCAATGTTGAAAAGAAAGGATTTTGAAGGTTTCAACAATCATATTTCAATTGCATTTAGTGAAGATGAGAACATTAATATTGATAAAAAGAATTTGTATGTTTTGATGAACGATATAAAAGAAAGTGTTGAAGCTAAAGATGAGTTTGAAAAGTTATTACCTGGATTAAGAGTTATGGTTGAAGGTGTAGAAAAATCAGGAATTGTTGTTTATTATGACAGCGTCGTTGAAAAAATTGCTGAATTAGAAGTTGAAGTCGATGAGGTTTTGTTAGATAAATTATCTTGTAGAAATGAACTTTCAAAATACATAATAAAGAAAATGAAAACATCAGAAGACAAACTTTTAGATTTTATAACAAAAAGTGATTATCTTAATTTTGTAGAAAAAAACGGTATACCTGGACTTTTGCTTTTTTATTCTGTTTTGCAAAACACAAAAGATACTGTTGATACGTTGAAGACCCTTTCTAGTTTAAGAAAGATCGAAGATGAAAAGATTCAAGGAGTTTTATACGCCTTATTAGGAGATTGTTATCTGAGTTTGAAAAGGTTCAAAGAGGCTCTGAGTCAGTATAAAAAGTCTTTAGAAATACTTCCTGAGCTTTCACAGTTTATTAAACCTATAATTGAGGATTTGAGCACGAAATTAGACCCCGAGATGGATGGGGTTTACGAAGAGATGTATACCCATTTTGCTTCAGGGAAAGAGTTCATTTTCGATATAATGGGGTACGTTGGGCAAGAGAACGCTGAAAAACTTTATCTTATTTCTGAAGCTCCATTGGCTTTGTACGTTTCGGGGGTATCTTTTATTCAAAAGGATGCACAAAAGGCTGAAACGTTGTTGAAAAAAGTAGAAAATATCGACGAATTTCCTTTTTATTATTATAGGCTTGCTAAGATATACGAAAAAAAAGATATTAAAAAAGCTTTTGAATATCATATAAAAGCTGTTGAGGAAAATAACAAACTCGCTGATTTGGCACTTGGTAGATACAGTTATTCTGGGCTTTATCCAAGTACTCAGATTAGTTTTATGAAAAGCAACGATGAAATGATTTGGGTAGGGAATATTTCCGAAAAGTTTTCCACGCTTGGAATCATTCATCCCATTAGGAGTTGGAAGAAATCAGAATCTTTTATGTACGCTTCCCCTTATCCTTCTGATGAAGCTTTGAGGATTTACGAAGAACGTGAGAAAGAGGCTTACAAGTCTGCTCCTTTGGAGATCAAAAAGGAAGTTATTTTAAAGGGATTAATTGATAGTGATTTTAAAGATATCAAGCTTCTTGGGGTTGATAAAGAGAAGTATGAAAGTGTTTTTGAAGATTTGGGTGTTTCTGTGAAGGATACTTCTAACAATCTTTTAATTGTAGGTGAGTTTGAGAAAAATTATGATTTGTCTGATACCTTAAAGAAGGCACAGAAGGTTTTAACTTTTGTGTATGTTCCTGATTTAAAGGATAGGGAAAACGTAGTTTGGTTTCTTCCAAAGTTTAGGGTGCTTAGAACAACGAGTCAGTTGATTTCTTTATTCGAGAAAGAAGGGTTTAAGGTTTCAAAAGTTGAGGCTATTGATGGAAATTTGAGATGTATTCAAGGGTATAAAGAGTAA
- the gdhA gene encoding NADP-specific glutamate dehydrogenase: MSNSIELTQESYVDSIIERVIVKNPGEAEFHQAVREVLESIKPVVELYPEFEENGILERLTEPERQIIFRVPWVDDQGSVHVNRGYRIEFNSALGPYKGGLRFHPTVYPGIMKFLAFEQTFKNALTGRPIGGAKGGSDFDPKGKSDSEVMRFCQSFMTELYRHIGAQTDIPAGDIGVGKREIGYLFGQYKRITNRFEAGTLTGKGIDWGGSLVRIEATGYGLVYFVEEMLKDVGETFEGKKVIISGSGNVAIYTAQKVIELGGKVIAISDSDGVVYDPEGIDLNSVIEIKEKRRGRIVEYLKAYPSAEYNDNSKDIWKIECDIAFPCATQNEIDTEEAKALVNNGVVVVAEGANMPCTPEAIECFQKNNVMFAPAKAANAGGVATSALEMTQNSMWESWSFEDVDKKLRDIMKDIYSSIKTTAEEYKKDGDLVFGANVTAFLKVARAMMDQGVV, from the coding sequence GTGAGTAATTCTATTGAATTAACCCAAGAAAGTTATGTTGACAGCATAATTGAAAGGGTAATTGTAAAGAATCCTGGAGAAGCTGAGTTTCACCAGGCAGTACGTGAAGTTCTTGAAAGTATCAAGCCGGTTGTTGAACTGTATCCTGAATTTGAAGAAAACGGGATTTTAGAAAGGTTGACTGAGCCTGAAAGGCAGATTATCTTTCGTGTTCCGTGGGTAGATGATCAAGGAAGCGTTCATGTTAATAGGGGATACAGAATTGAATTCAACTCGGCATTAGGGCCTTATAAAGGGGGGTTGCGTTTTCATCCCACCGTATACCCTGGAATTATGAAGTTTCTTGCATTTGAACAAACTTTCAAAAATGCTTTAACTGGAAGGCCTATAGGTGGAGCAAAAGGTGGTAGCGACTTTGACCCAAAGGGGAAATCAGATTCCGAAGTTATGAGATTTTGTCAAAGTTTTATGACTGAACTATACAGGCACATTGGGGCACAAACAGATATTCCAGCTGGAGACATAGGCGTTGGAAAAAGAGAAATTGGGTATCTCTTTGGTCAATACAAAAGAATTACCAACCGTTTTGAAGCTGGTACGCTAACAGGAAAAGGAATAGATTGGGGTGGAAGTTTAGTTAGAATAGAAGCAACGGGGTATGGATTGGTTTATTTTGTTGAAGAAATGCTAAAAGATGTTGGTGAAACATTTGAGGGCAAGAAGGTTATAATTTCTGGATCTGGAAACGTGGCTATTTACACTGCTCAAAAAGTTATAGAACTTGGTGGAAAAGTGATAGCTATTAGTGATTCTGATGGCGTAGTATACGATCCAGAAGGAATAGATTTAAATTCTGTGATTGAGATAAAAGAAAAAAGAAGAGGAAGAATAGTTGAGTACCTCAAAGCTTATCCTTCTGCTGAGTATAATGACAATAGTAAAGATATTTGGAAAATTGAGTGTGATATTGCCTTTCCATGTGCTACACAAAACGAAATAGATACAGAAGAAGCAAAAGCACTTGTGAATAATGGTGTTGTAGTAGTAGCAGAAGGCGCTAATATGCCGTGCACTCCAGAAGCTATTGAGTGTTTCCAAAAAAATAACGTTATGTTTGCCCCAGCTAAAGCTGCCAACGCTGGTGGTGTTGCAACCTCTGCATTAGAAATGACTCAAAATAGTATGTGGGAGTCTTGGAGTTTTGAAGATGTAGATAAAAAATTACGAGATATAATGAAGGACATATACAGTAGTATAAAGACGACAGCTGAAGAATACAAGAAAGACGGAGACCTTGT